From Quercus lobata isolate SW786 chromosome 11, ValleyOak3.0 Primary Assembly, whole genome shotgun sequence:
ACGAGTTTTTATGGAAGTAGTATAACCTACAAAATATAGATAAAACTCTCTATTGTTAATCTTCTCCGACATCCTTTAGAAActtcaatttgatatttttgagtgttGTAACGATATCTCTCATGTTTGACCTCTCTTTTGGTTCCTCTGTTGAACAAGTCATAGCCAATTGCATAATGTACAACATACAATTTAGCTTAGcattgaaattttcttcatcCCTCTTTAGCAAATTAGTATCTATAACTTCAATTATTGAATGTGGTAGTGATTGTTTTATCCAACCTTTTAGGCTCATTTCTCCAACAAACATATCATCTATGGGATTCTTCCTTGTGAATGTTTCCAtcaacaaaattccaaaactaTACACGTCGCCACTTGTGGAAATAATCCCTTGTGATCCGTACTCTACAAGttgattaaaatttattgtgagaaAGCATCCAATATCTTTACttaatggaaaaaagaaaaattctcaatagttttctgattttttgtgtgtgtttgtaaaCATAAAATTGAATTGTAAACTAGAAACATTACCTGGTGCCATGTAACCAATAGTGGCTAGTGTCATGGTTTGAATCGTAGAGTCTTCATTGCTTAAGAATTTTGAAATGTCAAAGTCACTCACATGTGCAACCATATCGTTGTCTAGGAGGATATTGTTGGGCTTCAAATCACAATGGACAACAGGTAAAGCACAACCATGATGAAGATACTCCAATGATGATGCAACATCTATCATTATGCTCAATCTTTCTATCATATCCAAGAAGTAGTTATGAGAATACAACCACTTCTTAAGGCTCCCCTTGGGCATGTACTCTAGTACCAAGGCTTTAAAATCAATGCTACTACAACTACTTATGATTTTCACAAGATTACGGTGGCGAATACTGCGCATTACACCACATTCAGCTTCAAAACTCTTAAACCCTTCTTctatattcaaattaaaaacctttaCTGCAACACTAGTCCCATCTGAAAGTTTCCCTCTGTACACCGAGCCAAAACTCCCTTTCCCAACTAAGTTGCCTTCATTGAATCCATATGTTGCTTGTTCAAGTTCTAGATATGTTATTCTTCTCCATGTCGCTAGAGGTAACAAATCTCCTTGACCTCTTAGTTTTGAATCCCTCTTTCGGCATCTCATCAAAACAAATATGAGGAACAATGCTAGTATTGCTGCTATCATTGTTGGTAGAATATACCTTACAATAACTACAATGACCATCTTTGATTGTCCAACATTTCCTGTTTCACAGGGTGGAACTTGTAGTCGGGGTGGACCACATAATGCTCGATTTCCCATGAATGATAGAGCTGAGAATTGATCAATAACACCCCCAGATGGAATTTCACCTTGCAATCTATTGAAAGATACATTGAAATATTTGAGGCATCTGAGTTCCATTAGAGACTTGGGAATTTCTcctgataagttgttattagatAGATCCAAGCTTTCCAAGCTTATCAACATATCAAATAACTGAGGAATAGGACCTTGGAATTTGTTATGTGCTAAGAATAGGTTTTCCAAAGGACACAGACCTCCAAAAGTAGGAATGTCACCTGATAGTTGATTCCATGATAGGTCTATATTTACTACCTGCTCCAAATTCAAAACATCTGATGGTAGATGGCCACTTAAAGAATTGAAGGACAAGTTTATTTGCAGTATGTCTTCAATACTCCAAAGGGATGAGGGAATGGAAGTCAATTTGTTGGATTCCAAGGACAACTTTTGAAGTTTAGAAAGATTTCCCCAGCATGTTGGTATTGCTCCCAAGAGCTCATTCTGGTTTAAATGTAATTCAACCAAGTTCCTCAAGTGACAAATATCATTTGGGATGATTCCTTTGAGTCTATTGTGTTGAAGATTCAAACCTTGGAGCTTTCTCATCCCTCCAATTGTAGTTGGAATTGGTCCAACCAATTTATTGTCATCTAGGTTTAGGGTCATCAAGTTGCTTAAATTACCAATCCCTGTAGGAATAGTGCCAATAATGTTGCAATTAAATGCTACAAATTCTTCAAGAGAAGTAGAGAAATTTCCAATGAAATTTGGAAGGGTGCCACTAAGGGGATTATCTGCTAGCTTTatagttgtcaaatttttgcAGTTTGTCAAAGATGTGAGAAAACTCAATTCTAGACTTAAAGAATCTCTGGTCAAATTATTGTTGACTAAATTGAGTTTCTCAAGACGCCTTAAATTTCCCAAAGTATTAGGAATAGAGCCAAAGAAATTGTTTGCGC
This genomic window contains:
- the LOC115966443 gene encoding probable LRR receptor-like serine/threonine-protein kinase At3g47570 translates to MEIAAFLLFFAVLLVYCLKASSAAAVETNITTDQSAILALKHHIDGPYKRLASNWSTSTSVCHWIGITCGERHHRVIALNLSHMSLSGTIAPQVGNLTFLSHLSFRNNNFHGSLPNELAALRRLEIVSFGLNNFSGVLPSWLGFLPKLQELYAYTNSFEGTIPASLGNLSSLQILHLSENKLSGGIPKSLGNCTSLKIIHLDDNNFTGEVPLEIVTLQNLTELSLANNNLTGRIPNALFNNSKIELICLCMNQLVGLLPSSIGNWLPNLKFVYLWDNELYGIIPSSISNASKITELELGANNFFGSIPNTLGNLRRLEKLNLVNNNLTRDSLSLELSFLTSLTNCKNLTTIKLADNPLSGTLPNFIGNFSTSLEEFVAFNCNIIGTIPTGIGNLSNLMTLNLDDNKLVGPIPTTIGGMRKLQGLNLQHNRLKGIIPNDICHLRNLVELHLNQNELLGAIPTCWGNLSKLQKLSLESNKLTSIPSSLWSIEDILQINLSFNSLSGHLPSDVLNLEQVVNIDLSWNQLSGDIPTFGGLCPLENLFLAHNKFQGPIPQLFDMLISLESLDLSNNNLSGEIPKSLMELRCLKYFNVSFNRLQGEIPSGGVIDQFSALSFMGNRALCGPPRLQVPPCETGNVGQSKMVIVVIVRYILPTMIAAILALFLIFVLMRCRKRDSKLRGQGDLLPLATWRRITYLELEQATYGFNEGNLVGKGSFGSVYRGKLSDGTSVAVKVFNLNIEEGFKSFEAECGVMRSIRHRNLVKIISSCSSIDFKALVLEYMPKGSLKKWLYSHNYFLDMIERLSIMIDVASSLEYLHHGCALPVVHCDLKPNNILLDNDMVAHVSDFDISKFLSNEDSTIQTMTLATIGYMAPEYGSQGIISTSGDVYSFGILLMETFTRKNPIDDIYANNPSLAATELMNEPHAPGVTLDNLKNYYKSRYDAVRKYTPSAYVILSNQLGNADPKEQLSFAKDFNHVVIDMHYYNLYSDEFSNMNAQFILNDKFQICREYPKL